From a region of the Thiorhodovibrio winogradskyi genome:
- a CDS encoding DUF4407 domain-containing protein, with protein sequence MRLIDYLRLKPYGDSLLTPAAAAWIGSARVLIFLMASIEGFVWGAVGFSMVPAASAWLGPPVGLFLFALLFAVIWILDSSLIMSEKPSLNAHPGKARLRAAGPMLRWLIGLLARVAIVAISLYVTAPFIEKLIRADDIAAWHQARVEQYFDQRAGELREQVEARAAQEGAGYPARIQDLEQQISATRQTLEDERARRERLSAEYQPEVQVLTQDLAEARRRVGDEVLGRDGRREGYGPEARKWTERADQLADTLASKRAELSERMAPIDASIDALQQRLDTLNDALTELRTQQQALLGRITTEVEAEQPPAAPPALTFAARSKGLNALRESPAEKGVPHFETVDGFAQAALGILFFSLIALKLFEPRAVQTYYSESIQTQYPQYLKGGLADIPGFEQHDDPARRLTPSDFARLWRQWQRDPEAFVATHRAKIEAQRRLARMHADQAHERELLSRRREGIDGQLALEQRQRESEFAARERELEMRLEQMRARLGDETEQLRERDKLQLARETEQQAAARIQAEREQREEQIQTLHSELEHLRAELEAQHEHQLGLARELAETERAISASKQSIATLEAEVSAKQPRLHRLRDDLATLEDQRAATGALGRFGRLGRRAARLQAAIRRAERSLAPDQKALTEQQAQLGVFELGAEQLRRALKESQATELTLRHRADSQRAALDTLLLASVYPSPSRQSARTQSVADRT encoded by the coding sequence ATGCGCCTTATCGATTACCTGCGGCTAAAACCCTATGGAGACTCGCTGCTAACGCCCGCGGCAGCGGCCTGGATAGGTTCAGCGCGCGTGCTGATTTTTTTAATGGCCAGTATCGAGGGCTTTGTCTGGGGTGCCGTGGGTTTCTCGATGGTACCAGCGGCCAGCGCCTGGCTGGGGCCGCCCGTCGGCCTCTTTCTGTTTGCTCTGCTATTCGCGGTGATCTGGATCCTCGACAGCTCGCTCATTATGTCCGAGAAGCCCAGCCTGAATGCCCATCCCGGCAAGGCAAGGTTGAGAGCGGCAGGCCCCATGCTACGCTGGCTCATCGGTCTACTGGCGCGTGTCGCAATTGTGGCCATCTCACTCTATGTCACCGCGCCTTTTATCGAGAAGCTCATCCGCGCCGATGATATCGCCGCCTGGCATCAGGCGCGGGTTGAGCAGTATTTTGACCAGCGTGCTGGTGAACTCAGGGAGCAAGTCGAGGCCCGCGCCGCCCAGGAGGGCGCTGGCTACCCCGCCCGCATTCAGGATTTGGAGCAACAAATCAGCGCAACCCGTCAGACGCTTGAGGACGAGCGCGCACGTCGGGAACGGCTGAGCGCCGAGTATCAGCCGGAAGTGCAAGTGCTGACGCAAGACCTGGCCGAGGCGCGCAGGCGCGTGGGGGACGAAGTGCTTGGGCGCGATGGTCGACGGGAAGGATATGGCCCTGAGGCGCGCAAGTGGACGGAGCGCGCGGATCAACTGGCGGATACCCTGGCTAGCAAGCGCGCTGAACTGAGCGAACGCATGGCGCCCATCGACGCTAGTATCGACGCGCTGCAACAGCGGCTTGATACCCTCAATGACGCCCTAACCGAATTAAGAACGCAACAACAAGCCCTGCTGGGGCGCATCACCACCGAGGTCGAAGCCGAGCAACCGCCGGCCGCACCGCCAGCACTCACCTTCGCGGCGCGATCCAAGGGGCTGAATGCGCTGCGCGAGAGTCCCGCCGAAAAAGGCGTCCCGCATTTCGAGACCGTCGATGGCTTTGCCCAGGCCGCGCTCGGCATTCTGTTTTTCTCCCTCATCGCGCTTAAGTTGTTCGAGCCACGGGCGGTGCAAACCTATTACAGCGAAAGCATCCAGACCCAATATCCCCAGTATCTCAAAGGCGGACTCGCGGATATCCCTGGTTTCGAACAGCATGACGACCCGGCGCGGCGCCTGACCCCCAGCGACTTCGCACGCCTTTGGCGGCAGTGGCAGCGCGACCCCGAGGCCTTTGTCGCGACTCACCGCGCCAAGATCGAAGCCCAGAGGCGCCTGGCGCGCATGCATGCCGACCAGGCGCATGAGCGCGAGTTACTCAGCCGCCGCCGCGAGGGAATCGATGGCCAGCTGGCGCTCGAACAACGCCAGCGCGAATCGGAGTTCGCGGCGCGTGAGCGTGAGCTGGAGATGCGTCTGGAGCAGATGCGCGCGCGCCTTGGCGATGAAACCGAGCAACTGCGTGAGCGCGACAAGCTCCAACTCGCCCGCGAGACCGAGCAGCAGGCCGCCGCCAGAATCCAGGCCGAGCGGGAGCAACGCGAAGAACAGATCCAGACGCTGCACAGTGAGCTTGAACATCTGCGCGCTGAGCTTGAGGCGCAGCATGAGCATCAGCTGGGACTCGCGCGCGAACTTGCCGAGACCGAGCGCGCGATCAGCGCAAGCAAGCAGTCGATTGCAACCCTGGAGGCCGAGGTCAGCGCCAAGCAGCCAAGGTTGCACAGATTGCGCGACGATCTCGCGACCCTGGAGGATCAGCGCGCCGCGACCGGCGCGCTCGGCCGCTTTGGACGCCTGGGTCGGCGCGCGGCGCGGCTGCAAGCAGCCATCCGGCGTGCCGAGCGGTCACTGGCACCCGATCAAAAAGCACTGACGGAACAACAGGCTCAGCTTGGCGTGTTTGAACTCGGAGCCGAGCAATTGCGCCGCGCACTGAAAGAGAGCCAAGCCACGGAGCTGACACTGCGTCACCGCGCCGACAGCCAGCGCGCCGCGCTAGACACACTGCTGCTCGCGAGCGTCTACCCTTCTCCCTCGAGACAATCCGCTCGGACCCAATCAGTCGCCGACCGGACCTGA
- the glpK gene encoding glycerol kinase GlpK: protein MKDGVILSIDQGTTGSTALLFDHAGQIRARAYSEFSQHYPKPGWVEHDAEEIILVTMKVIAEALRTGGILANDIQAIGITNQRETVVLWERASGKPIGRAIVWQDRRTADTCAELKAEGHTELFQRKTGLVIDPYFSATKVKWMLDNTPGLRKRAERGEICFGTIDSWLVFRLTGGKRHLTDYSNASRTLLYNIRELCWDQELLALLEIPAKMLPEVRPSSEVHGETDPQMFFGTRGIPLAGIAGDQQAALFGQACYQRGMAKNTYGTGSFVLMNTGTDAVVSQEQLLTTIAWGLGDQPVEYALEGAIFVTGAAVQWLRDGLGMIEHASETRELARSVPENEDVYFVPALAGLGAPHWDPYARGLLIGLTRGTSRGHVARAVLESMAYQTRDVIEAMERDSGITLKELRCDGGASVNSVLMQFQSDILGVKVEVPSIIETTALGAAYLAGLAVGFWESRDEIANQWDLDVRYHPRIDEAKREKLFKRWHRAVELAKGWAKDEA from the coding sequence ATGAAAGACGGGGTTATCCTCTCGATCGATCAGGGCACCACCGGCTCTACGGCGCTGCTGTTCGACCATGCCGGGCAGATCCGCGCGCGCGCCTACTCGGAATTCAGCCAGCATTACCCCAAGCCGGGCTGGGTGGAGCACGATGCCGAGGAGATTATTCTGGTCACCATGAAGGTGATCGCCGAGGCCTTGCGTACCGGCGGCATCCTGGCCAACGACATCCAGGCCATTGGTATCACCAATCAGCGTGAGACGGTGGTGCTGTGGGAGCGCGCCAGCGGCAAACCCATTGGTCGCGCCATTGTCTGGCAGGATAGACGCACGGCGGATACCTGTGCCGAGCTCAAGGCCGAGGGCCACACCGAGTTGTTCCAGCGCAAGACCGGCCTGGTGATCGACCCCTATTTTTCCGCTACCAAGGTCAAATGGATGCTTGACAACACGCCCGGCCTTCGTAAACGCGCCGAGCGCGGGGAGATCTGCTTCGGCACCATCGATTCCTGGCTGGTGTTTCGCCTCACCGGCGGCAAGCGCCATCTCACCGATTATTCCAACGCCTCGCGTACCCTGCTCTACAACATCCGCGAGCTGTGTTGGGACCAAGAGCTGCTCGCGCTCTTGGAGATCCCCGCCAAGATGCTGCCCGAGGTTCGGCCGTCCTCGGAGGTCCATGGCGAGACCGATCCGCAGATGTTCTTTGGCACCCGGGGTATTCCCCTTGCCGGCATCGCCGGCGATCAGCAGGCGGCGCTCTTCGGGCAGGCCTGCTACCAGCGCGGCATGGCCAAGAACACCTATGGCACTGGCTCTTTCGTGCTGATGAACACTGGCACCGATGCGGTGGTCAGCCAGGAGCAACTGCTGACCACCATCGCTTGGGGCCTGGGTGACCAGCCGGTCGAATACGCACTGGAAGGCGCCATTTTCGTCACCGGCGCGGCGGTGCAATGGCTACGCGATGGCTTAGGCATGATCGAGCACGCCAGCGAGACACGCGAGCTGGCGCGCTCAGTGCCCGAGAACGAGGATGTCTACTTCGTGCCAGCCCTGGCTGGGCTGGGCGCCCCGCACTGGGACCCCTATGCACGCGGACTGCTGATTGGCCTCACCCGTGGCACCAGCCGCGGCCATGTCGCGCGCGCGGTGCTGGAGAGCATGGCCTATCAGACGCGCGATGTAATCGAGGCCATGGAGCGTGACTCCGGCATCACCCTCAAGGAACTGCGCTGCGACGGCGGCGCCTCGGTGAATTCCGTGCTGATGCAGTTCCAGTCCGACATCCTCGGCGTGAAGGTGGAGGTGCCGAGCATCATCGAGACCACCGCGCTTGGCGCCGCCTATCTGGCCGGTCTCGCGGTCGGTTTCTGGGAGAGCCGTGATGAGATCGCGAACCAATGGGACCTGGACGTGCGCTATCACCCGCGCATCGACGAGGCCAAGCGCGAGAAGTTGTTCAAGCGCTGGCATCGCGCGGTGGAGCTGGCCAAAGGTTGGGCGAAGGATGAAGCATGA
- a CDS encoding OmpP1/FadL family transporter: MKSKTLAAAITVACSVLVPSIAQATNGYFSHGYGTKNKGMAGAGTALPQDAMISAVNVAGVVWVDRRMDVGLTLFSPHREYTQRSSTNNFPPAAIAGGMAPPWPVPVGSNPDFTGTVDSEENFFLIPHFAYAHPLDDSSALGVSLYGNGGMNTSYDRKDTTALPGTPGATGLGTYGGAMATPAAASTGVDLSQLALNLNYSRKLTDDFSLGGGLILSYQRFKARGLTPFGMLVSDGNPDNLSNKGYEGVFGWGAQIGALWKVNEQFSIGAAYQTKIDFEPFDDYSDLFAGKGDLDAPAFVNVGLAFKPRQDITLAFDIQHIWYSDVDALGNNTTSNLSLCLAGQTQHCLGANDGPGFGWEDMTVYKFGVQWDYKPDLTFRAGYSYGEQPVPSESVLFNVLAPAVIEQHFTLGLTKQIGKNMELNFAGMYAPKNDVDCGCSLPFSGGADSINIAMSQWELEMSVGLRF, encoded by the coding sequence ATGAAGTCTAAAACACTTGCTGCCGCCATCACTGTTGCCTGTTCGGTGCTCGTACCGTCAATCGCTCAGGCCACCAATGGCTATTTTTCACACGGCTACGGCACCAAGAACAAGGGCATGGCCGGCGCGGGTACCGCGCTGCCCCAAGATGCGATGATCTCCGCTGTCAATGTCGCGGGCGTCGTCTGGGTTGATCGACGCATGGATGTGGGTCTGACGCTCTTCAGCCCGCACCGGGAATATACCCAGAGATCCTCGACTAACAACTTCCCGCCCGCGGCTATCGCTGGTGGCATGGCACCGCCTTGGCCAGTTCCCGTGGGCAGCAACCCGGACTTTACCGGGACAGTCGACAGCGAAGAAAATTTCTTCCTGATTCCACATTTTGCCTATGCACACCCGCTTGATGATAGCAGTGCTCTGGGGGTCTCTCTCTACGGCAACGGGGGCATGAACACCAGCTATGATCGCAAAGATACCACCGCATTGCCCGGCACACCGGGTGCGACAGGTCTTGGGACCTATGGCGGCGCCATGGCAACCCCCGCGGCGGCCTCGACGGGTGTCGACCTCTCACAGCTTGCGCTCAATCTAAATTACTCGCGCAAACTGACCGATGATTTCTCCCTTGGTGGCGGACTGATCCTGTCCTATCAGCGTTTCAAAGCTCGGGGACTAACCCCCTTTGGCATGCTGGTGAGCGATGGCAACCCGGATAACCTCAGCAACAAAGGCTATGAGGGTGTCTTTGGTTGGGGCGCTCAAATAGGCGCGTTGTGGAAAGTCAATGAACAGTTTTCAATTGGCGCCGCCTACCAGACCAAGATTGATTTCGAGCCCTTCGACGATTACTCCGATCTATTTGCCGGCAAGGGCGATCTGGACGCTCCAGCCTTTGTCAATGTTGGCCTAGCCTTCAAGCCGCGGCAGGACATCACCCTTGCCTTCGATATTCAGCATATCTGGTACAGCGATGTCGACGCCCTTGGCAACAATACCACCTCGAATCTCAGTCTTTGCCTGGCGGGGCAGACGCAGCACTGCCTTGGCGCCAACGATGGCCCTGGGTTCGGCTGGGAAGACATGACGGTCTATAAGTTCGGAGTCCAGTGGGACTACAAGCCCGATCTCACCTTCCGTGCTGGCTATAGCTACGGCGAGCAACCCGTCCCCTCGGAAAGTGTGTTATTCAATGTGCTGGCTCCGGCGGTGATCGAACAGCATTTCACGCTGGGCTTGACCAAGCAGATCGGCAAGAACATGGAACTTAACTTTGCCGGCATGTACGCACCCAAAAACGACGTTGATTGTGGCTGTTCGCTGCCGTTCTCCGGCGGTGCCGACTCAATCAATATCGCCATGAGCCAGTGGGAACTCGAAATGAGCGTCGGGCTGCGCTTCTGA